In Cottoperca gobio chromosome 1, fCotGob3.1, whole genome shotgun sequence, a genomic segment contains:
- the fam184b gene encoding protein FAM184B isoform X1, whose product MASGAGKAAQPLGPGSSVNGTAAEFPNIEQELYDYQMHSKMCKKIAQLTKVIYSLNMKNEEQEAALLALSHAHHDELRRILMETCHEGEGSLLRTRLLELQDSLDEQQRVGAQVQADFECFRIHMGERERETEAELRKRFEERLQAAEEELQEAKVQICEAQEESLRLSKELEKAGEQIQEMDAKCEALLKATDEERQRKEEQRQSEDEENKKKKEERQTEEREDSKKAKALLEEVKTLREERDRAEEEKRRAVKDEKTQWEQKMNDLNEEQEEMRKKMEAEWRDERRRWEEREEEEKKGMHSALRERVKRAEAEVESHLERLAESKRNSVKLQERIQDLEEELELDRRRVSEAEGVAKRAEEELAVAKERLLLQEDELQSRAEELLNRGGCEVCVCAEVEELRSQVSRLQSRNRELELQSCGRNSDHARQIRQHAEALSSLRSEMVRAQTEELRRIQKHADDERDKLQKEIEKERETLLKEREQEKNKFEKDRNRLRREREEEREEVEGIKERLRREKEEEVDRQKKELDVERVRVRSQLDKNIEQVEAERANVQQKLEDEKKRLVEKAEEDRKRLKEQVRKAIEEVMRRHAAELHSVQEALSSERKTNQEVCVRLDEERRSAEELRSELERDREELRTKLKDATNEVCRLQSAIQQKDKKEKVAPEAAASCGPQCSRLEEDLHQTRSRMARLQEESERHRDRQQREIASLRADKHRMEEKVLEQSRLNTERSLLDQSQRHTEDRIRAECEDRLRAEFRIEMNAAVAESEQRWQNKEQELQTQISEQQNQLSELQSQAEQKKECQEDDCHGNPEIDRLRKEVQDTMEINKKLRDLLQEPQTQTSGEERHSHAKALQALERQAKEDVLSERNRLQTMHHLELDKQRAELTQQHTEWSRQMTQRHMQQIEDLQAQLQAHTQMMALQQDLKQQNQNQVFERQLDESRCAMLELQRENAALKKQLKERSAQENPEAEEKKEEEIVDLRKKRDAQLEEEAQRLKEEVEKLRVEMEKLEESQKHWEEKKEEDVKEEEVDEEKKKEREEDKRREEVEEIRKKHKKELQSLVSEYSSAQTHLQARIVALENEFNCRLREREERCKRREPRCDDLQLGRLQERLTERDQLIKRLVEERHQLQLHPPVAGDNNTLRLRDSKSRPGSVTPTMRRKRVESPPRVTSIPSTPSTATYDRSIFIPPSSSSSSSSSSVHQHSSSTLPHQSTSQPQNSPHYSTSSLPHKHTSLSLSQHSSPSIPRSTRSRTSCIPPTPAPTAPLPVCPSPQTGIRYVSPSCQEPHAHLQAQSIRGPYLEQRGTEGLKQEWFTKYFSF is encoded by the exons ATGGCTTCAGGCGCCGGTAAGGCTGCACAGCCCCTCGGGCCGGGCTCTTCCGTTAACGGGACTGCGGCAGAGTTCCCGAACATCGAGCAGGAGCTGTACGACTACCAGATGCACAGCAAGATGTGCAAGAAGATTGCTCAGCTCACCAAG GTGATTTATTCTCTGAACATGAAGAATGAGGAGCAGGAGGCGGCCCTGCTGGCCTTGAGCCACGCCCACCACGATGAGCTGCGCCGCATCCTGATGGAGACGTGTCATGAAGGGGAGGGGTCGCTGCTGAGGACACGGCTCCTCGAACTGCAGGACTCCCTGGATGAGCAGCAGAGAGTTGGagcccag GTGCAGGCAGACTTTGAGTGCTTCCGGATACATATGGGGGAAAGGGAGCGTGAAACTGAGGCAGAGTTGAGAAAAAGATTTGAGGAGAGGCTCCAGGCTGCAGAGGAAGAGCTCCAGGAGGCCAAGGTCCAGATCTGCGAAGCCCAGGAGGAGAGCCTGCGGTTGAGCAAAGAACTGGAGAAGGCCGGGGAGCAGATCCAAGAGATGGATGCCAAATGTGAGGCGCTACTGAAAGCAACCGACGAGGAGAGACAGCggaaagaggagcagagacaaagtgaagatgaggagaataagaaaaagaaggaggagagacaaacagaggagcgagaggactcaaaaaaagcaaaagcactCTTAGAGGAGGTAAAGAcgctgagagaggagagggatcgagcagaggaggagaagaggcgaGCAGTGAAAGACGAGAAGACGCAATGGGAGCAAAAGATGAATGATCTAAACGAGGAGCAAGAGGAAatgaggaagaagatggaggcaGAGTGGAGGGATGAGCGGcggaggtgggaggagagggaagaagaggagaagaagggaatGCACAGCGCActaagagagagagtgaagagggCTGAGGCAGAGGTGGAAAGTCACCTGGAGAGGTTGGCTGAGAGCAAGAGAAATTCAGTCAAACTGCAAGAGCGAATACAG gacctggaggaggagctggagctggatcGGAGGCGTGTGTCCGAGGCCGAGGGCGTGGCCAAGCGGGCGGAGGAGGAGCTTGCGGTCGCCAAggagaggctgctgctgcaggaagacgagctgcagagcagagcag AGGAGCTGCTGAACCGCGGAGGCTGtgaggtgtgcgtgtgtgctgaAGTGGAGGAACTGAGGAGCCAGGTGAGCCGACTGCAGAGCAGGAACAGAGAgctggagctgcagagctgcggCAGAAATAGCGACCACGCCCGGCAGATACGCcag CACGCTGAGGCCCTGTCCAGTCTGCGTTCTGAGATGGTGAGAGCCCAGACAGAAGAGTTGCGACGCATCCAAAAACATGCAGACGATGAGAGGGACAAACTGCAGAAGgagatagaaaaagagagagaaacctTACTGAAGGAAAGAGAACAAGAAAAGAATAAGTTTGAGAAGGACAGAAACAGACtgcgcagagagagagaggaggagagggaagaggtgGAAGGGATCAAAGAACGcctgaggagagagaaggaggaagaggtcGACCGGCAGAAGAAGGAGCTGGATGTCGAGAGGGTTCGCGTTCGCTCGCAGTTGGACAAGAACATTGAACAGGTCGAGGCGGAGAGAGCCAATGTGCAGCAGAAGCTGGAAGACGAGAAGAAAAGATTGGTGGAGAAGGCTGAGGAGGACAGGAAACGGTTGAAGGAGCAGGTGCGGAAGGCGATAGAGGAGGTGATGAGGAGGCATGCGGCCGAACTTCACAGCGTCCAAGAAGCTCTGAGCTCGGAGAGGAAGACCAACCAGGAG GTGTGTGTACGTTtggatgaagagaggaggagcgCTGAGGAGCTACGCAGCGAGCTGGAGAGGGATAGAGAAGAGCTGAGGACAAAACTGAAAGATGCCACCaatgag GTCTGTAGGCTGCAGTCAGCGATCCAACAGAAGGACAAGAAAGAGAAGGTAGCCCCTGAAGCTGCTGCCTCATGCGGACCGCAGTGCTCTCGTCTGGAGGAAGATCTTCATCAGACTCGGAGTCGAATGGCTCGGCTGCAGGAGGAGTCAGAGAGGCATCGGGacaggcagcagagagagatagCGTCCCTGAGAGCTGACAAACACCGGATGGAGGAGAAAGTCCTGGAACAGAGCCGACTGAACACGGAGAGGAGTCTTCTCGACCAGAGCCAGCGGCACACTGAGGACCGGATCAG GGCAGAGTGTGAGGATCGTCTCAGAGCGGAGTTCAGGATAGAGATGAATGCCGCCGTTGCTGAGAGCGAACAAAGATGGCAGAACAAAGAGCAGGAGCTGCAGACCCAGATATCTGAGCAGCAGAATCAACTGAGCGAGTTGCAGTCACAG GCGGAGCAAAAGAAGGAGTGCCAGGAAGATGATTGCCATGGCAACCCCGAAATTGACAGGCTGAGGAAAGAGGTCCAAGACACCATGGAGATAAACAAGAAACTGAGGGATCTGCTGCAG GAGCCACAAACCCAGACttcaggagaggagaggcacaGCCACGCCAAGGCTCTGCAGGCATTAGAGAGACAGGCGAAAGAAGATGTGCTGTCCGAGAGGAACAGACTACAGACAATGCACCACCTGGAGCTAG ATAAGCAGCGTGCAGAGTTGACCCAGCAGCACACAGAGTGGAGCAGACAGATGACCCAGAGACACATGCAGCAGATAGAAGACCTGCAGGCTCAactacaggcacacacacagatgatggCTCTGCAACAG gatcTGAAGCAGCAGAACCAGAATCAGGTGTTTGAGCGACAGCTGGATGAAAGCCGCTGTGCCAtgctggagctgcagagagaaaatgCAGCACTAAAGAAGCAATTAAAGGAGAG GTCGGCACAGGAGAATCCTGAAgctgaagagaaaaaagaagaggaaatcGTAGACTTGCGGAAGAAGAGAGACGCCCAGCTGGAAGAAGAAGCACAACGTCTAaaggaggaagtggagaaaCTGAGGGTGGAGATGGAGAAACTGGAGGAGTCGCAGAAACActgggaggagaagaaagaggaagacgtaaaagaagaggaggtggacgaggagaagaagaaggaacgggaggaggacaagaggagagaagaggtggaggagatcAGGAAGAAGCACAAGAAGGAGCTGCAGAGTTTGGTGTCTGAGTACAGCAGCGCCCAGACGCACTTGCAGGCTCGCATCGTGGCCTTGGAGAACGA atTTAACTGCAGACTGCGTGAGCGGGAGGAACGGTGCAAGAGGAGGGAGCCTCGATGTGATGACCTGCAGCTCGGGAGACTTCAGGAGAGACTGACCGAGAGAGACCAGCTCATTAAACGATTAGTG GAAGAGCGCCATCAGCTGCAGCTCCACCCTCCTGTTGCTGGGGACAACAACACCCTCAGGCTTCGTGACAGCAAGTCCCGCCCCGGGAGCGTCACGCCAACCATGAGG AGGAAACGCGTGGAGTCTCCTCCTCGTGTCACCAGCATCCCCAGCACCCCCAGCACCGCTACTTACGACAGGAGCATCTTCatacccccctcctcctcatcgtcttcctcctcctcctccgtccaTCAgcactcctcctccaccctcccccACCAGTCCACCTCCCAACCTCAGAACTCCCCCCACTactccacctcctctcttcCACACAAGCACACCTCCCTCTCCCTTAGCCAACATTcctccccctccatccctcGCTCCACCAGATCCCGGACTTCCTGCATCCCTCCCACCCCGGCGCCCACCGCCCCGCTCCCCGTCTGCCCCTCACCGCAGACGGGAATCCGCTACGTGTCGCCTTCCTGCCAGGAGCCACATGCACACCTGCAGGCCCAATCAATCAG GGGGCCGTATCTGGAGCAGAGGGGGACAGAGGGGCTAAAACAGGAGTGGTTCACCAAATACTTCTCCTTCTGa
- the fam184b gene encoding protein FAM184B isoform X2 has product MASGAGKAAQPLGPGSSVNGTAAEFPNIEQELYDYQMHSKMCKKIAQLTKVIYSLNMKNEEQEAALLALSHAHHDELRRILMETCHEGEGSLLRTRLLELQDSLDEQQRVGAQVQADFECFRIHMGERERETEAELRKRFEERLQAAEEELQEAKVQICEAQEESLRLSKELEKAGEQIQEMDAKCEALLKATDEERQRKEEQRQSEDEENKKKKEERQTEEREDSKKAKALLEEVKTLREERDRAEEEKRRAVKDEKTQWEQKMNDLNEEQEEMRKKMEAEWRDERRRWEEREEEEKKGMHSALRERVKRAEAEVESHLERLAESKRNSVKLQERIQDLEEELELDRRRVSEAEGVAKRAEEELAVAKERLLLQEDELQSRAEELLNRGGCEVCVCAEVEELRSQVSRLQSRNRELELQSCGRNSDHARQIRQHAEALSSLRSEMVRAQTEELRRIQKHADDERDKLQKEIEKERETLLKEREQEKNKFEKDRNRLRREREEEREEVEGIKERLRREKEEEVDRQKKELDVERVRVRSQLDKNIEQVEAERANVQQKLEDEKKRLVEKAEEDRKRLKEQVRKAIEEVMRRHAAELHSVQEALSSERKTNQEVCVRLDEERRSAEELRSELERDREELRTKLKDATNEVCRLQSAIQQKDKKEKVAPEAAASCGPQCSRLEEDLHQTRSRMARLQEESERHRDRQQREIASLRADKHRMEEKVLEQSRLNTERSLLDQSQRHTEDRIRAECEDRLRAEFRIEMNAAVAESEQRWQNKEQELQTQISEQQNQLSELQSQAEQKKECQEDDCHGNPEIDRLRKEVQDTMEINKKLRDLLQEPQTQTSGEERHSHAKALQALERQAKEDVLSERNRLQTMHHLELDKQRAELTQQHTEWSRQMTQRHMQQIEDLQAQLQAHTQMMALQQDLKQQNQNQVFERQLDESRCAMLELQRENAALKKQLKERSAQENPEAEEKKEEEIVDLRKKRDAQLEEEAQRLKEEVEKLRVEMEKLEESQKHWEEKKEEDVKEEEVDEEKKKEREEDKRREEVEEIRKKHKKELQSLVSEYSSAQTHLQARIVALENELREREERCKRREPRCDDLQLGRLQERLTERDQLIKRLVEERHQLQLHPPVAGDNNTLRLRDSKSRPGSVTPTMRRKRVESPPRVTSIPSTPSTATYDRSIFIPPSSSSSSSSSSVHQHSSSTLPHQSTSQPQNSPHYSTSSLPHKHTSLSLSQHSSPSIPRSTRSRTSCIPPTPAPTAPLPVCPSPQTGIRYVSPSCQEPHAHLQAQSIRGPYLEQRGTEGLKQEWFTKYFSF; this is encoded by the exons ATGGCTTCAGGCGCCGGTAAGGCTGCACAGCCCCTCGGGCCGGGCTCTTCCGTTAACGGGACTGCGGCAGAGTTCCCGAACATCGAGCAGGAGCTGTACGACTACCAGATGCACAGCAAGATGTGCAAGAAGATTGCTCAGCTCACCAAG GTGATTTATTCTCTGAACATGAAGAATGAGGAGCAGGAGGCGGCCCTGCTGGCCTTGAGCCACGCCCACCACGATGAGCTGCGCCGCATCCTGATGGAGACGTGTCATGAAGGGGAGGGGTCGCTGCTGAGGACACGGCTCCTCGAACTGCAGGACTCCCTGGATGAGCAGCAGAGAGTTGGagcccag GTGCAGGCAGACTTTGAGTGCTTCCGGATACATATGGGGGAAAGGGAGCGTGAAACTGAGGCAGAGTTGAGAAAAAGATTTGAGGAGAGGCTCCAGGCTGCAGAGGAAGAGCTCCAGGAGGCCAAGGTCCAGATCTGCGAAGCCCAGGAGGAGAGCCTGCGGTTGAGCAAAGAACTGGAGAAGGCCGGGGAGCAGATCCAAGAGATGGATGCCAAATGTGAGGCGCTACTGAAAGCAACCGACGAGGAGAGACAGCggaaagaggagcagagacaaagtgaagatgaggagaataagaaaaagaaggaggagagacaaacagaggagcgagaggactcaaaaaaagcaaaagcactCTTAGAGGAGGTAAAGAcgctgagagaggagagggatcgagcagaggaggagaagaggcgaGCAGTGAAAGACGAGAAGACGCAATGGGAGCAAAAGATGAATGATCTAAACGAGGAGCAAGAGGAAatgaggaagaagatggaggcaGAGTGGAGGGATGAGCGGcggaggtgggaggagagggaagaagaggagaagaagggaatGCACAGCGCActaagagagagagtgaagagggCTGAGGCAGAGGTGGAAAGTCACCTGGAGAGGTTGGCTGAGAGCAAGAGAAATTCAGTCAAACTGCAAGAGCGAATACAG gacctggaggaggagctggagctggatcGGAGGCGTGTGTCCGAGGCCGAGGGCGTGGCCAAGCGGGCGGAGGAGGAGCTTGCGGTCGCCAAggagaggctgctgctgcaggaagacgagctgcagagcagagcag AGGAGCTGCTGAACCGCGGAGGCTGtgaggtgtgcgtgtgtgctgaAGTGGAGGAACTGAGGAGCCAGGTGAGCCGACTGCAGAGCAGGAACAGAGAgctggagctgcagagctgcggCAGAAATAGCGACCACGCCCGGCAGATACGCcag CACGCTGAGGCCCTGTCCAGTCTGCGTTCTGAGATGGTGAGAGCCCAGACAGAAGAGTTGCGACGCATCCAAAAACATGCAGACGATGAGAGGGACAAACTGCAGAAGgagatagaaaaagagagagaaacctTACTGAAGGAAAGAGAACAAGAAAAGAATAAGTTTGAGAAGGACAGAAACAGACtgcgcagagagagagaggaggagagggaagaggtgGAAGGGATCAAAGAACGcctgaggagagagaaggaggaagaggtcGACCGGCAGAAGAAGGAGCTGGATGTCGAGAGGGTTCGCGTTCGCTCGCAGTTGGACAAGAACATTGAACAGGTCGAGGCGGAGAGAGCCAATGTGCAGCAGAAGCTGGAAGACGAGAAGAAAAGATTGGTGGAGAAGGCTGAGGAGGACAGGAAACGGTTGAAGGAGCAGGTGCGGAAGGCGATAGAGGAGGTGATGAGGAGGCATGCGGCCGAACTTCACAGCGTCCAAGAAGCTCTGAGCTCGGAGAGGAAGACCAACCAGGAG GTGTGTGTACGTTtggatgaagagaggaggagcgCTGAGGAGCTACGCAGCGAGCTGGAGAGGGATAGAGAAGAGCTGAGGACAAAACTGAAAGATGCCACCaatgag GTCTGTAGGCTGCAGTCAGCGATCCAACAGAAGGACAAGAAAGAGAAGGTAGCCCCTGAAGCTGCTGCCTCATGCGGACCGCAGTGCTCTCGTCTGGAGGAAGATCTTCATCAGACTCGGAGTCGAATGGCTCGGCTGCAGGAGGAGTCAGAGAGGCATCGGGacaggcagcagagagagatagCGTCCCTGAGAGCTGACAAACACCGGATGGAGGAGAAAGTCCTGGAACAGAGCCGACTGAACACGGAGAGGAGTCTTCTCGACCAGAGCCAGCGGCACACTGAGGACCGGATCAG GGCAGAGTGTGAGGATCGTCTCAGAGCGGAGTTCAGGATAGAGATGAATGCCGCCGTTGCTGAGAGCGAACAAAGATGGCAGAACAAAGAGCAGGAGCTGCAGACCCAGATATCTGAGCAGCAGAATCAACTGAGCGAGTTGCAGTCACAG GCGGAGCAAAAGAAGGAGTGCCAGGAAGATGATTGCCATGGCAACCCCGAAATTGACAGGCTGAGGAAAGAGGTCCAAGACACCATGGAGATAAACAAGAAACTGAGGGATCTGCTGCAG GAGCCACAAACCCAGACttcaggagaggagaggcacaGCCACGCCAAGGCTCTGCAGGCATTAGAGAGACAGGCGAAAGAAGATGTGCTGTCCGAGAGGAACAGACTACAGACAATGCACCACCTGGAGCTAG ATAAGCAGCGTGCAGAGTTGACCCAGCAGCACACAGAGTGGAGCAGACAGATGACCCAGAGACACATGCAGCAGATAGAAGACCTGCAGGCTCAactacaggcacacacacagatgatggCTCTGCAACAG gatcTGAAGCAGCAGAACCAGAATCAGGTGTTTGAGCGACAGCTGGATGAAAGCCGCTGTGCCAtgctggagctgcagagagaaaatgCAGCACTAAAGAAGCAATTAAAGGAGAG GTCGGCACAGGAGAATCCTGAAgctgaagagaaaaaagaagaggaaatcGTAGACTTGCGGAAGAAGAGAGACGCCCAGCTGGAAGAAGAAGCACAACGTCTAaaggaggaagtggagaaaCTGAGGGTGGAGATGGAGAAACTGGAGGAGTCGCAGAAACActgggaggagaagaaagaggaagacgtaaaagaagaggaggtggacgaggagaagaagaaggaacgggaggaggacaagaggagagaagaggtggaggagatcAGGAAGAAGCACAAGAAGGAGCTGCAGAGTTTGGTGTCTGAGTACAGCAGCGCCCAGACGCACTTGCAGGCTCGCATCGTGGCCTTGGAGAACGA ACTGCGTGAGCGGGAGGAACGGTGCAAGAGGAGGGAGCCTCGATGTGATGACCTGCAGCTCGGGAGACTTCAGGAGAGACTGACCGAGAGAGACCAGCTCATTAAACGATTAGTG GAAGAGCGCCATCAGCTGCAGCTCCACCCTCCTGTTGCTGGGGACAACAACACCCTCAGGCTTCGTGACAGCAAGTCCCGCCCCGGGAGCGTCACGCCAACCATGAGG AGGAAACGCGTGGAGTCTCCTCCTCGTGTCACCAGCATCCCCAGCACCCCCAGCACCGCTACTTACGACAGGAGCATCTTCatacccccctcctcctcatcgtcttcctcctcctcctccgtccaTCAgcactcctcctccaccctcccccACCAGTCCACCTCCCAACCTCAGAACTCCCCCCACTactccacctcctctcttcCACACAAGCACACCTCCCTCTCCCTTAGCCAACATTcctccccctccatccctcGCTCCACCAGATCCCGGACTTCCTGCATCCCTCCCACCCCGGCGCCCACCGCCCCGCTCCCCGTCTGCCCCTCACCGCAGACGGGAATCCGCTACGTGTCGCCTTCCTGCCAGGAGCCACATGCACACCTGCAGGCCCAATCAATCAG GGGGCCGTATCTGGAGCAGAGGGGGACAGAGGGGCTAAAACAGGAGTGGTTCACCAAATACTTCTCCTTCTGa